A stretch of the Saccharolobus caldissimus genome encodes the following:
- a CDS encoding carbamoyltransferase family protein — translation MIVIGFQWPVEHDHATVVILDGKLVFAAEEERFTRHKHSEGEPPLNSLKEAFKFLKKQGIKPKDVDAYAVNWDPSLFSVKDRRFRAYLGSVIGMFSYGALDFEEGLTSYALDLVKGDYMKLAEQLIRKAIIDIGEEVPSEIKIYPVRHHLAHAASAYYFSGFNSATVLTIDGAGEYESTVIWKVKDGNFEPILSMYASYASLGFLYEKLMQGIRLGRLEGPGKGMGLAPYGKPSRYYDKLKEFVKINPDGDEPYTIYSNGKVVKSKDLIKILSVYYDIAEKVIRTKVLNWNPRGELNEDAVNIAWAVQKITEEAVLATAKWAKSHTGEDRVALAGGVALNAKANMELYYSRIFNEVFIFPAVNDAGGPIGAAAYVYEHVLGGKMVHGRLKNVYLGPEYDDEVIKKVVQDSKFRAEYVGDDVNAIADIVAKGGIVTWYQGRAELGPRALGNRSIVADPTRKEYWRLVNDIKGREWWRPLAPSLLDEDKEVYFKDPTSHEFMILMFRYKDEEVCKRVPVTCHVDMTARPQTVTRDQNRTWYDLIKAFKDLKGEGLIMNTSFNLAGEPLVETPQDALRSFAVKGFDAMYMQGWIIYKR, via the coding sequence ATGATAGTAATCGGTTTTCAATGGCCAGTTGAACACGATCACGCAACAGTGGTAATTTTAGATGGGAAATTAGTATTTGCTGCAGAAGAGGAGAGGTTCACTAGGCATAAGCATTCAGAAGGTGAGCCTCCATTAAATTCCCTTAAAGAGGCTTTTAAATTCCTGAAAAAACAAGGGATTAAACCTAAGGATGTTGATGCTTATGCAGTAAATTGGGATCCTTCACTCTTTTCAGTTAAAGATCGCAGATTTAGAGCCTATTTAGGCTCAGTAATCGGAATGTTCTCTTATGGGGCACTAGATTTTGAGGAAGGTTTAACGTCGTATGCTCTGGATTTAGTTAAAGGAGATTATATGAAATTGGCGGAACAATTGATCAGGAAAGCTATTATTGATATAGGAGAAGAAGTTCCTTCAGAGATTAAGATATACCCGGTTAGACATCATTTAGCTCACGCAGCCTCGGCATATTACTTCTCCGGTTTTAACTCCGCTACTGTCTTAACGATTGACGGAGCGGGTGAATACGAGTCTACTGTTATTTGGAAAGTTAAGGACGGGAATTTTGAGCCAATACTTTCCATGTATGCCTCTTACGCTTCCTTAGGTTTCCTTTATGAGAAATTAATGCAAGGGATAAGGCTGGGTAGACTTGAAGGCCCAGGAAAGGGTATGGGTTTAGCACCTTACGGTAAACCTTCACGTTATTACGATAAGCTTAAGGAATTTGTTAAGATTAACCCAGATGGTGATGAACCCTATACTATTTATAGTAACGGGAAAGTTGTAAAGAGCAAGGATCTAATAAAGATCCTTTCAGTCTATTACGACATAGCAGAGAAGGTAATACGCACTAAGGTTCTTAACTGGAATCCCAGAGGGGAACTAAACGAAGACGCTGTCAATATAGCTTGGGCAGTACAGAAGATAACTGAAGAAGCAGTTCTTGCTACGGCAAAGTGGGCTAAGTCTCATACTGGTGAGGATAGGGTTGCTTTGGCTGGTGGTGTTGCTTTGAATGCTAAGGCTAATATGGAGCTTTATTATTCTCGCATCTTCAATGAAGTTTTCATTTTCCCGGCTGTTAATGATGCTGGTGGGCCTATTGGTGCTGCTGCTTACGTTTATGAGCATGTTTTGGGAGGTAAGATGGTTCACGGTAGGCTTAAGAACGTTTATTTAGGGCCGGAGTATGATGACGAGGTGATTAAGAAGGTTGTTCAAGATAGTAAGTTTAGGGCCGAGTATGTTGGTGATGATGTTAATGCTATTGCCGATATTGTTGCTAAGGGTGGTATTGTTACTTGGTATCAAGGTAGGGCTGAACTTGGCCCTAGGGCTTTGGGTAATCGCTCAATTGTTGCTGATCCGACTAGGAAGGAGTATTGGAGACTTGTGAATGATATTAAGGGTAGGGAATGGTGGAGGCCTTTAGCACCTTCTTTGCTTGATGAGGATAAGGAGGTTTATTTTAAAGATCCAACATCTCATGAGTTCATGATCTTGATGTTCCGTTATAAGGATGAGGAGGTTTGTAAAAGAGTTCCAGTAACTTGCCACGTTGACATGACTGCAAGGCCACAAACCGTTACTAGGGATCAGAATAGGACTTGGTATGATTTGATCAAGGCGTTTAAAGACTTGAAGGGTGAGGGGTTAATTATGAATACTTCCTTTAACCTTGCCGGAGAGCCCTTAGTTGAGACTCCTCAAGATGCTTTGAGGAGTTTTGCGGTTAAGGGGTTTGATGCGATGTACATGCAAGGCTGGATAATATACAAGAGATAA
- a CDS encoding IS5/IS1182 family transposase yields MEPWVQYYNGPVPYEELSSRHKILVKMDYVLTTSQVLSCIDDLFILRALIVMVVWTCSYRDVWSYYRTGVVVRWFLGECKSKSEIHRRAKKFRGKIGTVFKDFSKELERKLSGLVDYLPSSALFGKVGKLWAADSFLIEVPFGKRNKETLWKKFQLSLRQGKYKEAGKLLYQYMNCKVRRRFKGEFTKKRNRSYFGFKVFTLMSPTMIIHEIQVKLANFPDNKVGFFHSGYKVVDRGFVGKASTWLIGFPSFRRYVEFFGIFMRRYWRPYATEKDMVELFVYVIALIYNSSIYTSVLSRVPESQFVH; encoded by the coding sequence ATGGAACCCTGGGTACAATACTACAACGGCCCGGTTCCCTATGAAGAATTATCTTCAAGGCATAAAATTCTTGTGAAAATGGACTACGTGCTGACCACGTCCCAAGTATTGTCATGTATAGACGACCTCTTCATATTGAGAGCTTTAATAGTCATGGTAGTGTGGACATGTTCCTACAGAGATGTTTGGAGTTACTACAGAACTGGCGTGGTGGTCAGGTGGTTCCTAGGGGAATGCAAATCTAAATCCGAAATCCACAGAAGAGCAAAGAAATTTAGAGGAAAAATCGGTACAGTTTTCAAGGATTTCTCCAAGGAGCTGGAGCGGAAGTTGAGCGGACTTGTTGACTACTTACCAAGTAGTGCATTGTTCGGCAAGGTCGGGAAGCTCTGGGCCGCGGACTCCTTTCTGATCGAAGTACCCTTCGGGAAGAGGAACAAGGAGACCTTGTGGAAGAAATTCCAACTAAGCCTAAGGCAGGGAAAGTACAAGGAGGCAGGAAAGCTACTCTACCAATATATGAACTGCAAGGTTAGGAGAAGGTTCAAGGGAGAGTTCACCAAGAAGAGGAATAGGAGTTACTTTGGCTTCAAGGTCTTCACTCTCATGTCGCCCACCATGATAATTCACGAAATTCAAGTGAAACTTGCCAATTTCCCCGACAACAAGGTCGGCTTCTTCCACAGCGGTTATAAGGTAGTTGATAGGGGTTTTGTGGGGAAAGCATCGACTTGGTTGATAGGTTTTCCTAGTTTTAGGAGGTATGTTGAGTTCTTTGGGATCTTCATGAGGAGGTATTGGAGGCCTTACGCGACTGAAAAGGATATGGTGGAGCTCTTCGTCTACGTTATCGCGTTGATCTATAACTCCTCGATCTACACCTCAGTCTTATCGCGTGTTCCCGAGAGTCAGTTCGTCCACTAA
- a CDS encoding transposase, giving the protein MGQSLKVDKVFPWETFRGKLESLYSKKPKWDVILLLKVLLIKFVYDISWLEGEIRDSKMFMKFLGGKVPPKSTVFFFYKRLQETVVDEGETMWTTLMDKQGLRQGD; this is encoded by the coding sequence TTGGGACAGTCTCTCAAGGTTGATAAAGTCTTTCCATGGGAAACTTTTAGGGGTAAACTTGAGTCACTTTACTCTAAGAAACCCAAGTGGGACGTTATATTACTCCTCAAAGTCCTATTAATCAAGTTCGTCTACGACATCTCTTGGTTAGAGGGAGAAATTAGGGACAGCAAAATGTTCATGAAATTCTTGGGTGGGAAAGTCCCACCAAAGAGCACAGTATTCTTCTTCTACAAGAGATTACAAGAAACAGTTGTCGATGAGGGGGAAACAATGTGGACAACCCTAATGGATAAACAAGGCCTTAGACAAGGTGATTAA
- a CDS encoding glycosyltransferase family 4 protein, translating to MKILQQNANEFVSSKIFFIFWGNVIDIHIEKDPFQIPLTFSKLGFKVHYIINKYNIDQNTPSNISIYELMDRNIILKYIFIIEKIIKEKPKLIFLYSSRYTLLLNFILLFLKKFIKYKNIVKLDFNGKINELPYNISLSKIFYFLLIITSDIAIIESYQAKETLLSFYKGYGKHALQKKLYVLPNGLSSEFIRKIQEKLNSVKKEKKILVVSRIVERKGLYELILAISKINIKDWKIHIVGPIEDRDYYYKLLELINKLNLKDKIYFLGKISEEKLIEEYVSSQIFVLPSKTEGFSIARLEAMAACLPIVTTNTGGSEIVKNCCGIIIPVDDINALSEAIQLLIHNDELREKFSRNACEKIKEYEWENLLSNFLSYINFVTS from the coding sequence ATGAAGATTTTGCAACAAAACGCTAATGAATTTGTTAGCAGTAAAATTTTTTTTATTTTCTGGGGAAATGTAATTGATATTCATATAGAAAAAGATCCATTTCAAATTCCATTAACTTTTTCTAAACTAGGATTTAAAGTTCATTATATTATAAATAAATATAATATAGATCAAAATACTCCTAGTAATATTTCCATTTATGAATTAATGGATCGAAACATTATATTAAAATATATATTTATTATAGAAAAGATCATAAAGGAGAAGCCGAAGTTGATTTTCTTATATTCTTCTAGATATACCTTATTGCTTAATTTTATCTTATTGTTTTTGAAAAAATTCATAAAATATAAAAATATAGTAAAATTAGATTTCAATGGAAAAATAAACGAATTACCGTATAATATTTCTTTAAGTAAAATATTCTATTTTTTATTAATAATAACCTCGGATATTGCAATAATAGAAAGTTATCAAGCAAAGGAGACTTTATTATCGTTCTATAAAGGTTATGGTAAGCATGCTTTACAAAAAAAACTTTATGTCTTACCTAATGGATTAAGCTCCGAATTTATTAGAAAAATTCAAGAAAAATTAAATAGTGTTAAGAAAGAGAAAAAGATCTTAGTAGTATCAAGAATAGTAGAGAGGAAGGGCTTATATGAGTTAATACTAGCGATAAGTAAAATTAACATCAAAGATTGGAAGATTCACATTGTGGGTCCGATAGAGGATAGAGATTATTACTATAAATTATTAGAATTAATTAATAAATTAAATTTAAAAGATAAAATTTATTTTCTAGGTAAAATTAGTGAAGAAAAACTTATTGAAGAATATGTTAGTTCACAGATATTTGTATTGCCATCTAAAACAGAAGGTTTCAGTATAGCTAGATTAGAAGCTATGGCAGCTTGTTTACCTATCGTTACTACTAATACTGGAGGTTCAGAAATAGTAAAAAATTGCTGCGGAATTATAATTCCTGTGGATGACATCAACGCTTTAAGTGAAGCAATTCAATTGCTCATACATAATGATGAATTAAGGGAAAAATTTTCACGTAATGCTTGCGAAAAAATTAAAGAATATGAATGGGAAAATTTACTTTCTAATTTTCTTTCTTATATAAATTTTGTTACCTCTTAG
- a CDS encoding FkbM family methyltransferase gives MLKDTLYTPLLKLKVYLTWFLQLRKAYKNYVTIAFDLLRNKKEIEVVTRSNEKFIWPSLYVKNYAIALSSSFLPDANPLFNIKDNYMEFTFNGRRLRFYGFLANGHVYNEFMDFEYKKLNFKNKIVIDVGANIGDTAIYFAIHGANVVFAIEPMPKLFEYLTKNISFNNIGNIIPLNIAIGKEKDIIKIPNIDVDTDASIDNFKNSKNGSEIRVKSLRSLIKEYNLENIILKIDCEGCEYDAIFGLDDVSFRKIDQIACEYHYGPYKLSDYLIEKGFRVEYTKPKRYKNLEIGFLYAFK, from the coding sequence ATGCTTAAAGATACTCTCTATACTCCACTTTTAAAACTAAAAGTATATTTAACTTGGTTTTTGCAGCTTAGAAAAGCTTATAAGAATTATGTAACTATAGCATTTGATCTTCTTCGTAATAAAAAAGAGATAGAAGTAGTAACTCGTTCTAATGAGAAATTTATATGGCCTAGTTTATATGTTAAAAATTACGCTATAGCGCTCAGTTCAAGTTTTTTACCCGATGCTAATCCATTGTTTAACATTAAGGACAATTATATGGAATTCACATTTAATGGTCGACGTTTAAGATTTTACGGCTTTCTAGCCAATGGCCATGTGTATAATGAATTTATGGACTTTGAATATAAAAAACTGAATTTTAAAAATAAAATTGTTATAGATGTTGGAGCAAATATAGGAGATACAGCTATATATTTTGCTATACACGGAGCTAATGTAGTTTTTGCTATAGAACCTATGCCCAAATTATTTGAGTATCTAACTAAAAATATCAGTTTTAATAATATTGGTAACATTATACCTTTAAATATAGCAATTGGTAAGGAAAAAGACATAATAAAAATACCAAATATAGATGTAGATACAGATGCTTCTATAGATAATTTCAAAAACTCGAAAAATGGAAGTGAGATTCGCGTAAAAAGTCTTAGATCTCTAATTAAGGAATATAATTTAGAAAATATCATCCTTAAGATTGATTGTGAAGGTTGCGAGTATGATGCTATTTTTGGTTTAGACGATGTTAGTTTTAGGAAAATAGATCAGATAGCATGCGAATATCATTATGGACCCTATAAACTGTCTGATTATCTTATAGAAAAGGGATTTAGAGTAGAATATACAAAACCTAAACGATACAAGAACCTTGAAATAGGGTTTTTATATGCATTTAAATGA
- a CDS encoding IS110 family transposase produces the protein MKGYQQGLRNSQSKLTAAKGELVVNQDKSTVYVKEIREFNYDNEGIEELIKFLGEYKEGIIEATGIYYFHLHERLTEKGYKVTVINPLHLTEMLGKKTDKLDAQRLLVAHMTGVIKGSYIPTGEIKELRELTRYRESLVEKITQVKNEIRKILEIAGYKIQPFDKKGRQLLEKLAKGEGLNKEEKDELKERLGRNLNDAEKLALKQLVELLKSLENMVKEVEDMIISKIPQPVIELSKIPGVGLISAATIYAEFGDVSRFSSSKAARAYAGFAPKTKQSGDSESHSGMIRGNKYLRRILYLIARVARNLEPFNGYYERLITRGKSATQATCALAGKLASICYHVIKDGVYKGVVKKSFRVPRGKEVNVKDFNVGDALDSLSP, from the coding sequence ATTAAAGGTTATCAACAGGGCCTTCGCAATTCTCAAAGCAAACTAACAGCAGCAAAGGGAGAACTGGTAGTAAATCAAGACAAATCAACAGTATACGTCAAGGAGATAAGGGAATTCAATTACGACAACGAGGGAATAGAAGAGTTAATCAAATTCTTGGGAGAATATAAGGAGGGAATAATAGAGGCAACGGGAATATACTACTTCCACCTACACGAAAGACTAACGGAAAAGGGATACAAGGTAACAGTAATAAACCCACTACACCTAACAGAAATGCTAGGGAAGAAGACTGACAAACTTGACGCACAAAGGTTATTAGTAGCACACATGACTGGCGTAATCAAGGGATCATACATACCGACGGGAGAAATAAAAGAACTGAGAGAACTAACTAGATATAGGGAAAGCCTAGTAGAGAAGATAACACAAGTAAAGAACGAGATAAGGAAAATATTAGAAATCGCGGGATATAAGATACAACCATTCGACAAGAAGGGAAGACAATTACTGGAGAAACTAGCTAAGGGGGAGGGGCTAAATAAGGAAGAGAAGGACGAGTTGAAGGAGAGGTTGGGGAGAAACTTGAATGATGCGGAAAAACTAGCGTTGAAACAATTAGTTGAACTGTTAAAAAGCTTGGAGAACATGGTTAAGGAGGTTGAGGATATGATAATTTCCAAGATTCCTCAACCTGTGATTGAGTTATCCAAGATTCCTGGGGTTGGTTTGATTAGTGCTGCAACCATTTACGCTGAGTTTGGTGATGTTTCCCGTTTTTCCAGTTCTAAGGCTGCTAGGGCTTACGCTGGCTTTGCTCCTAAAACTAAGCAGAGTGGTGATAGTGAGTCTCACTCTGGTATGATTAGGGGTAATAAGTATTTGCGTAGGATTCTCTACTTGATTGCTAGGGTTGCTAGGAATCTTGAGCCTTTTAACGGGTATTATGAGAGGCTTATTACTAGGGGTAAGAGTGCTACTCAAGCTACTTGTGCTCTTGCCGGAAAACTTGCCAGTATTTGTTATCACGTTATAAAGGATGGTGTTTACAAGGGCGTTGTTAAGAAGAGTTTTAGAGTACCTAGGGGTAAGGAAGTTAACGTTAAGGACTTCAACGTGGGAGACGCACTGGACTCGTTATCCCCGTAG
- a CDS encoding dTDP-glucose 4,6-dehydratase — translation MKIAVLGGAGFIGSAFVRELNKRGIRPIVIDLLTYAGRVENLKDTDHEFIKADIRDQKLHDILKDHKVDVVINFAAESHVDRSIYKPQDFVTTNVLGTINVLEASRLLGFRYVHISTDEVYGEECSDEDSPLNPSSPYSAAKASADLFVKAYVRTYSVNAIIVRPSNNYGPRQFPEKFIPKAIIRTLLGLHVPVYGNGKQERDWIYVEDTARIIADLMEKAEWKGEVYNIPGGQRISNVDLLRMLGEVMGKEIKVKFVSDRPGHDRRYCMDTRLKYSVTPLKEGLRRTYEWYVENEWWWKPLIADKFFKEDEPWR, via the coding sequence ATGAAGATTGCAGTTTTAGGAGGGGCTGGTTTTATAGGTTCCGCCTTTGTAAGGGAATTAAATAAGAGGGGAATAAGGCCAATAGTTATAGACCTATTAACTTACGCTGGCAGAGTTGAGAATTTAAAGGACACTGACCATGAGTTCATTAAAGCTGATATAAGGGATCAGAAACTCCATGATATTTTAAAGGATCATAAAGTAGACGTTGTAATTAATTTCGCTGCTGAATCTCACGTTGATAGGTCTATTTATAAGCCTCAAGACTTCGTAACCACGAACGTTTTAGGGACGATAAATGTTTTAGAAGCTTCAAGGCTTTTAGGCTTTAGATATGTCCACATTTCTACTGACGAAGTTTATGGTGAGGAGTGTAGTGATGAGGACTCCCCTCTTAACCCTTCCTCTCCTTATAGTGCAGCTAAAGCTTCTGCTGATCTCTTCGTTAAGGCTTACGTTAGGACTTATAGCGTTAATGCTATAATTGTAAGACCTTCTAATAACTACGGGCCCAGGCAGTTTCCGGAGAAGTTTATCCCTAAAGCTATAATAAGGACTTTGTTAGGTCTTCACGTCCCGGTTTATGGTAATGGCAAGCAAGAGAGGGATTGGATATATGTTGAGGATACTGCGAGGATTATTGCTGACTTGATGGAGAAAGCTGAATGGAAGGGAGAAGTTTATAATATTCCGGGAGGGCAGAGGATTAGCAATGTTGATTTGCTTAGAATGTTGGGTGAAGTTATGGGGAAAGAGATTAAGGTTAAGTTTGTTTCCGATAGGCCCGGTCACGATAGGAGGTATTGCATGGATACAAGACTTAAGTATAGCGTTACTCCTCTCAAGGAAGGTTTAAGGAGGACTTACGAGTGGTACGTCGAGAACGAGTGGTGGTGGAAGCCATTAATTGCGGATAAGTTCTTTAAGGAAGATGAACCTTGGCGTTAG
- a CDS encoding glucose-1-phosphate thymidylyltransferase yields the protein MQAVILHGGQGTRLRPLTHTGPKQLIKIAGKPVSQWVLEQIRDSGIRDIIIILGDNNPNKVVEYYGDGSSFGVNITYVYQGKARGLADAVYRVKDVITEDKFLVYLGDNIVPYDDFSSFLSFKGSASILLAKVDNPNRFGVAVIKDGKVVKLVEKPKEAISDLALVGVYAFTKEIFEVIENLKPSWRGELEITDAIQGLIDKGKEVEYKIIDGWWKDTGTPKDILEANSFLLDKYAERKIKGEVKGSSIDGRVFIEESALVENSTIRGPAFIGKGSKIANSYIGPFTSIGDNCVIESSEIEYSVILDNVRVEGVSMIDSLIGNNSNVIRGKKWTKLIIGENSRVEV from the coding sequence TTGCAGGCGGTAATTTTACACGGCGGTCAAGGCACTAGGCTAAGGCCATTAACTCACACTGGCCCTAAACAATTAATAAAAATTGCCGGGAAACCCGTTTCCCAATGGGTTTTAGAGCAGATAAGGGATTCCGGAATAAGAGATATAATAATAATACTGGGCGATAATAATCCAAATAAGGTTGTAGAATATTACGGTGATGGCTCAAGTTTCGGGGTAAATATAACTTACGTTTATCAGGGAAAGGCTAGGGGGTTAGCAGATGCCGTGTATAGAGTTAAAGATGTAATAACGGAAGATAAGTTTCTTGTTTACCTAGGAGATAATATAGTTCCTTATGACGATTTTTCCTCTTTTCTGTCTTTTAAAGGCTCAGCTTCAATACTTTTGGCTAAAGTGGACAATCCTAATCGCTTCGGAGTAGCTGTAATAAAAGATGGTAAAGTGGTTAAGCTCGTGGAAAAACCGAAAGAGGCGATTTCCGATTTAGCTTTAGTTGGAGTTTACGCATTTACGAAGGAGATATTTGAGGTGATAGAAAATCTGAAGCCCTCATGGAGGGGCGAATTAGAAATAACTGATGCTATACAAGGTTTAATAGATAAAGGTAAAGAAGTTGAGTATAAGATAATTGACGGCTGGTGGAAGGATACCGGAACTCCTAAGGACATATTGGAAGCGAACTCTTTTCTTTTGGACAAGTACGCGGAGAGAAAAATTAAAGGAGAGGTTAAGGGATCATCAATTGACGGCAGAGTATTTATAGAAGAAAGTGCGTTAGTTGAAAACTCAACTATCAGAGGGCCTGCTTTTATAGGAAAGGGAAGTAAGATAGCAAATTCCTATATAGGTCCTTTTACTTCAATAGGGGATAACTGCGTGATCGAGAGTAGTGAGATAGAATATAGCGTAATTTTGGATAATGTGAGAGTAGAAGGGGTTTCGATGATTGATTCTTTAATAGGTAATAATTCGAATGTGATAAGGGGGAAGAAGTGGACTAAACTAATAATAGGGGAGAATTCGAGAGTGGAAGTATGA
- a CDS encoding SDR family oxidoreductase: MRILIIGASGQLGLELSAVLKGEIIKVYNTKEVQGGYKLDLTNYSAVEDFIIKKRPDVIINTASMTDVDKCEVEREKAFKVNAEAVKHIVRASRVIEAYLIHISTDYVFDGERGLYNEGDLPNPINYYGLSKLLGETYALSYDDSLVVRTSGVFRHKGYPVYVYKTLKEGKEVSAFKGYYSPISARKLAEAISELIQYRKTRILNVAGERISRVDLAMKIKDKFNLVGSIKEVDHVEGWIAKRPFDSSLDISKAKKVLSIDFYSLDENLRYMVV; this comes from the coding sequence ATGCGAATATTGATAATCGGTGCCTCAGGACAGTTAGGCTTAGAGCTTTCTGCAGTCTTAAAAGGTGAAATAATTAAGGTATACAACACGAAGGAAGTTCAAGGTGGCTATAAGCTTGATTTAACCAATTACTCAGCAGTTGAGGATTTTATAATAAAGAAGAGACCCGACGTTATTATAAATACTGCATCGATGACTGACGTAGATAAATGTGAAGTTGAAAGGGAAAAAGCTTTTAAAGTCAACGCTGAGGCAGTAAAGCACATAGTTAGGGCTTCTCGCGTTATTGAGGCTTACCTTATTCACATAAGTACGGATTACGTATTTGACGGTGAAAGAGGGCTTTATAATGAGGGCGATTTGCCTAACCCCATTAATTATTACGGGTTAAGTAAACTATTAGGCGAAACTTACGCTTTATCTTATGACGATAGCCTTGTTGTAAGGACTTCCGGAGTTTTTAGGCATAAAGGATATCCAGTTTACGTTTATAAAACTTTAAAGGAGGGTAAGGAAGTTTCAGCGTTTAAAGGGTATTATTCCCCCATTTCTGCTAGGAAGTTAGCAGAGGCTATCTCAGAGTTAATACAGTATAGGAAAACCAGAATACTCAACGTTGCAGGAGAGAGAATTTCTAGGGTAGACTTAGCTATGAAGATTAAGGATAAATTTAATCTTGTCGGTAGCATAAAGGAAGTAGATCACGTGGAAGGTTGGATTGCTAAGAGACCTTTTGACTCCTCTTTAGACATTTCTAAGGCTAAGAAGGTTCTTTCTATCGATTTCTATTCTTTAGATGAAAATTTGCGTTATATGGTGGTTTAA
- a CDS encoding FkbM family methyltransferase encodes MEYVPPKRMLELIKEYSTTFKNWYSVMLNIYLHKEKIKCILRNGQVVNLTPKEAVLLAGLRITKLDHETVSFVFNDREITLKGWKLSYPGDSFSDYWRINVRGKRVLDIGAGIGDSSIYFSLAGAKEVVAVEIDKKKIELMRENLRINNIQNVIVVDRGVGIEDNENIISYSNLIRNYGPFDIAKIDCDGCERIIAPYIKEIPELLIEWDNNYKDVSNSLKANGYKIRVEYTLKNLGFIYAKKNLLT; translated from the coding sequence ATGGAATATGTTCCTCCAAAAAGAATGCTAGAACTAATAAAAGAGTACAGCACTACCTTTAAGAATTGGTATTCGGTCATGCTAAATATTTATCTTCATAAGGAGAAAATAAAATGTATACTTAGGAATGGTCAAGTTGTTAATTTAACTCCTAAAGAAGCAGTTTTGCTAGCAGGGCTTAGAATCACTAAACTCGATCATGAAACAGTATCTTTTGTCTTCAACGATAGGGAAATTACTCTTAAAGGTTGGAAATTAAGTTACCCAGGGGATTCATTCTCTGACTATTGGAGAATAAACGTTAGAGGGAAGAGAGTTTTAGATATAGGTGCTGGAATAGGCGATTCATCAATTTACTTTTCACTTGCAGGGGCTAAAGAAGTAGTTGCAGTGGAAATAGATAAAAAGAAGATAGAGTTAATGAGAGAGAATCTGAGAATTAATAACATACAAAACGTAATAGTCGTTGATAGAGGAGTCGGTATCGAAGATAATGAAAACATAATAAGTTACTCTAATTTAATTAGAAATTATGGTCCCTTTGATATTGCTAAAATCGATTGTGATGGATGTGAGAGGATAATTGCTCCATACATAAAAGAGATTCCAGAGTTGTTGATAGAATGGGATAATAACTACAAGGACGTTTCAAATAGTTTGAAGGCTAATGGTTATAAAATAAGGGTAGAGTACACTTTAAAGAACTTAGGATTTATATACGCTAAAAAGAATTTACTTACGTGA